A DNA window from Vibrio sp. CDRSL-10 TSBA contains the following coding sequences:
- a CDS encoding FCD domain-containing protein has protein sequence MDILKNIIMMPFEPKRPYQEIGLVLRKQLIDGQYKVGERLPPERDIAEQLDVSRTVVREAIIMLELENLVEVKKGSGVYVLNIPNQSGFREQVISDDAGPFEMLQARQLLESNIAEFAATQVTPGDILRMRAALDLERRELDTGAAESEGDEKFHMCIAQATQNSVLVDMLKHSWERRESSPMWQKLHARIKGIDYRLEWMDDHAKILSALQRKDPIAAKNAMWQHLENVKQRLLELSDVDDPNFDGYLFSSNPVVMLGSGRK, from the coding sequence ATGGACATATTGAAAAATATCATCATGATGCCTTTTGAACCGAAAAGACCTTATCAAGAGATAGGGTTAGTGCTGAGAAAACAACTGATTGACGGCCAATATAAGGTCGGAGAGCGGTTGCCTCCTGAGCGTGATATCGCGGAACAGCTCGACGTCAGTCGTACGGTTGTGCGTGAAGCGATTATCATGCTTGAGCTGGAGAACTTAGTGGAAGTGAAAAAGGGCTCAGGTGTTTATGTCCTGAATATTCCTAATCAGTCCGGTTTCCGTGAACAAGTCATCAGCGATGATGCCGGTCCGTTCGAAATGCTGCAGGCTCGTCAGTTACTGGAAAGTAACATCGCCGAGTTTGCAGCAACCCAGGTCACTCCGGGGGATATTCTGAGAATGCGCGCCGCGCTCGACCTTGAGCGCCGTGAGCTGGATACAGGTGCCGCCGAAAGTGAAGGGGACGAGAAGTTTCATATGTGTATTGCCCAGGCCACACAGAATTCAGTGCTGGTTGATATGCTGAAACACTCGTGGGAACGACGCGAAAGCAGCCCGATGTGGCAGAAGTTACATGCCCGCATCAAGGGGATCGACTATCGCCTTGAATGGATGGATGACCACGCCAAAATACTCTCTGCACTACAGCGCAAAGACCCTATTGCCGCCAAAAATGCCATGTGGCAACACCTTGAAAACGTCAAACAACGCCTGCTGGAGTTGTCTGATGTCGATGATCCAAACTTTGATGGTTACTTATTCAGTTCTAATCCGGTAGTGATGCTGGGTTCGGGCAGAAAATAG